In the Kiritimatiellia bacterium genome, GCGCAGCGCGAACGGCGACATCTTGAGCTTGCGCGCGAGCATGTCCATCAGGCGCTCGACGCCGAACTGGCCCTCCTGGTGGCCGTAGCCGCGGAACGCGCCGATCGGCGGCGTGTTGGTGTAGGTCAGGAAGGACTCCATGAAGCAGTTCGGGAACTCGTACGGGCCGGTGCAGTTGTGCGTCGCGCCGATGCAGACGTGGATGCCCGTGTCCGCGTAGGCGCCGGTGGAGTGGTAGAGCGTCGCCTGGATCGCCGTCAGGGTCCCGTCCTTCTTCGCGCCCAGCTTCATTTTGGTCCGGATGCCGTGGCCCATCAGTGTGCTGATGAGGTCCTCCTTGCGCGTGGCGACCCACTTGACCGGCCGGCCCGGCACGAAGCTGGCGATGAAGGCGATGGTTTGTTCGACCGTGATGTCCGACTTGTAGCCGAAGCACCCGCCCAGCTCGGGGATGTGCACGCGCACCTCGGAGATCGGCCGGTTGTAGACCCGCGCGACCTCGTCGCGGATGACGAACGGGCAGATGGACGACGACCAGATCTCGATCAGGCCGTCCTCGTGGAACCACGCGATCGCCCCGTGCGGCTCGATGGCAGAACACGACCCGAAGGGGTAGTTGAACTCGCCCTCGACCGTGACCTCGGCGTCGGCGAAGCCCTGCTTCACGTCGCCCTTCACGAGCTTGTAATAGTTCGCGATGTTCGTCCCGGCCTTCGGACCGAGGCCCGGCAGGTGCCAGAAGTCGCCGCTGTCGGGATGGATCAGCACGGCGTCGGGCTTCAGCGCGTCGCGGGCGTCCACGTAGACCGGGAGCGGTTCGTAGACGGGCTTGATCTTCTTCACCGCCTCGCGGGCGTGGTGGGCGCTGTCCGCGATGACGGCCGCGACGGCCTCGCCGATGTGTCGGACGCGGTCGCCGGCCATCGGGGTGAAGTCGCGGATGTTGTCGCCGTAGCGGTAGTTCTGCCCCTGGGCCGTGACCACCTTGACCACGCCCGGGCACTGCTCGGCCTCGGACGTGTCGATGGACACGATCTTCGCGTGGGCGACCGTCGGCCGCAGGATGGCGCAGTGCAGCATCCCGGGGAGCTTGAGGTCGGCCAGGAACTTGGCCTTGCCGGTGATCTTGGCCGTGGCGTCCGGCCTCAAGATGTCCTTGCCGATATATTTGAACTCCATGGAGTTCCTCCTCATTTTGCGTGGGCGATATTTTACCCCTTTGGGCCGGCGATGTGTATCGAAATTTATCGCCACCCGTCCCCGGCTTTAGCTTTGTACAAGATGCCCATTTATGGGTAAACATGTACTGAACAGGCAGGGAAAGGGGGCGGCCTTCCGGTAAAGAAAGGCCGCGCGGGTCTGCCCCCCCCGCCCAGGTCTTCGAGGTGCAGCCATGAACCTTGTCAGCCGCCATGTCCGGGTCGCCGGGACCATGATCCTCTTGTCGCTGCCGTGGACGTTCAAGGTGCGGGGCTCGACGGCCCCGCTGGCCAGGGAAGACGAGAGCGTCAGCGGGACGGTGACCGATCCCGTGGAACAGGACTTCTCGGAAAGAGCGCCGGGGAGCCCGCGCGAGATCACCGAAACGGCTCCGCCCCGCGTTCCGCCCGAGTCCATTCACCAGGCGGAAGCCGAGTACTACCGGCAGTTCGACGCCCGGACGGAAGCGGATTGGAACGACGTGCAGCGCACGTTGAGTGTCGAGCCGGCCCCTGCGCGCACGCCGACCGCGCGCACGGGCGCCTCGCAGCCCGGACCTTACACGCTCCAGAAGGAAGTCTTCGGCTGGTTCCCGTACTGGGAGGGATCGGACTACACCAATTTCACCTTTTCCCTGCTCTCCACCATCGCGTACTTCGACTACGAGGTCAACGCGGGCACCGGCTACGCGGTGACGATGAACAGCTGGTCGAACACACCGCTCGTTTACTGGGCGCATTCCAACAGCGTGGATGTGGTCCTCTGCGCCACGCTGATGAGCAACCACGCGGCCTTTTTCGGCAGCGCGGCGGCCCAGAGCAACCTGATCAACGAGCTGGTCCGCGTCGTCCAACTGCGCAGCGCCGACGGGGTGAACATCGACTTCGAGGCCATCGCGTCCGGCTACGCCGAAGAACTGACCCGCTTCATGAGCAACCTGACCGTCCGCATGCACAACGACGTGCCCGGGTCCCAGGTCTCCATCTGCCTGCCCGCGGTGGACTGGAGCAGCAACTTCGACGTCGCCGAGTACGAGGGGTTTCTCGACAAGTGCATCATCATGGGCTACGACTACTCGTGGAGCACGGACACGCAGGCCGGCCCGGTCGCGCCGCTGACGGGAAGCGCCATTTTCAGCTCGTGGTGCGTTCAGAAATCCGTCAGCAACTACCTCAACCTCGGCCTCTCCCCCGGCAAGCTGCTTCTCGGCTGCCCCTACTACGGGTTCGACTGGCCGACCGTTTCCTACGCCCTCCATGCCGACACAACCGGCTCGGGCACCTCGCGGAGCTATCCCTCCGCGGAATCCTACGCCGACATGTACGGCTACAACTGGGACACCAACTCGCTGACGCCCTACGTGCTGTACGGCACCTACCGGCAGCTCTGGTACGACGACACGAACAGCCTCGGACTCAAGTACGACTTCGCGAACTTCAAGGACCTCGCCGGCATCGGCATCTGGTCGCTCGGCAAGGACGACGGCACCTCCGATCTGTGGGACCTGCTGGCCGTGAAATTCGCGGGCGAGGCGGACTGGCAAAGCCAGAACCCGGGCACGACGGCCTCGTTCTACGGCGTGGACGCCCTGACCGGCCAGTGGGCCGCCGTGGGCGCAGGCGGGGCGATCTCCACCTCCGCCGACGACGGGCTGAACTGGACCTCCCGCGTCTCCGGCACCGGCAGCCTGCTGCTGAACGTCGTCGGGGGCGGCGGCCTGTGGGTCGCCGTCGGGGACACGGGCACGGTGGTGACCTCGTCCGGCGGGTCCACCTGGACGACGCGCTCGACGCCGACCAACGCCATGCTGCGCGGGGTCGCCTACGGTAACGGCGCGTACGTGGCGGCCGGCGCCGGCGGCGTCATCCTGCGCTCGACGGACGGCTCGACCTGGACGACGCAGGCCTCGGGAACGACGAACACGATCCAGGGCGTGAACTACGTCGGGAGCCTGTTCGTCGCCACCGGCGAAAACAGCGTCCTGCTGACCTCGGCCGACGGCATCGCCTGGACCGCGCGCACGTCGAACGCGGGGGGCTGGCTGCTGGACGCGGCCTACGGCAACGGCGCCTACGTGGCCGTGGGCATCGGGTCGCGCGTCGTCACGTCGCCGGACGGCACAACGTGGACCCGCCAGACCAACGGCCTCCCGTCGGCCAGCGCAAACCTCTACCGCGTGGCCTTCGGCAGCGGGCAGTTCGTCGCCGTCGGCCAGGGCGGCGTCATCTGGGGCTCGACGAACGGGGCGGATTGGACCGCCGAAAACTCCGGCACGACCAACTTCCTGCGCGGCGTCGCGTTCAGCAACGGCCTCTTCATGGCCTCGGGCTACAACGGGACGATCCTGACCAAGGGGGCGGGCGCGCCGTCCGTCGAGATCGAGACGCCGGGCGCCACCGTGCCCAACGACACGTCCAGCCAGACCGTCACCGGCGCGGCCAATGCCTACGTCGTGGGCACGATGCGCTGGACCAACAGCCTGGGCGGGAGCGGGACCTTCGCCGCGGCGGCCGGCTGGTCGTTCGCCGCCTCGCTCTCGGTCGGGACCAATCTCCTCACGGTCACCGGCACGAACGCGGCGGGCGCGTCCGCCGGCGACACCGTGACCTTCATCCGGGCGGCGGCGGCGGGCGGCGGCGGCTCGGGTTCGGAATCCACCGCCGCGGCGCAGCCGGGCGGCGCGTTGAGCGATGTGATCGTCTACACCAGCGCCGGGCACGGGTTCGCGTACAGCACGACCTACGGGTGGATCACGGGCCGGGGCCTGGACAACCAGGTGGTCGAGGATATCGGCAACATTGACCAGCTCAACTACTTCGCCGACTACTGCTTCAAGGCCGGGGCCACGGTGGTCCCCTTCCGGCCGCTGGGCAACCAGACCAACGAGGTGGTGCTGGATAACACCAACTCCGCCCGCGTCACGTTCGGCGGGACCTGGAACGACAGCACGTCGACGGTCTACTACGGCGACGCCGGCGCCACGCCGTACCGGTATGCCTACATCCACGCCACCGCGACCACGGCCTGGGCGATCTACCGGCCGAACCTCCCCGCCTCCGGATTCTACCCGGTCTACACGTGGGCCCGCAGCGGTTCGGACCGCGTGAAGCAGTTGTACCGGGTCTATCACTCCGGCGGCGTGACGGACGTGCGCGTCAACCACCGCCGCGTCGGCCTGGGCTGGGTCTGGCTGGGCACCTACTACTTCGACGCCGGGACCAACCATAGCGTGAACATCTCGAACTACGCGCCGGACGGCTACCTGTCCACGGACGTCGTCATCGCCGACGCCATCCGGTTCGGCAACGGCATGGGCGACGTGGACCGAGGCGCCGGCGTTTCGGGCCTGGAACGCGAACTGGAAGCCTCCCGCTACTGGGTGCAGCGAATGGTCGGCCAGGACATGTCCTCCACGCTGTACGACCTGGCGGGCTACGACGACAACAGCGACAACGTCGGCGCGCCCAACCGCATGGCGGCCGAGATGAACCGCGAGGCCGACGGCGGGTATTTCGACCGCATCTACCTCGGGTTCCACTCCAACGCCGGCTCGGGGGCCGGCCGCGGCCCGATGGGCCTGTACGACACGCGCTTCTCGGCGCCGTTCAGCGGCATGCAGCAGGTCTATGCCACGAAGGTCGCCGTGGAACTGACCAACGACCTCGGGTACGGCCAGGGCGGGGTCTGGTTCCCGGACTTGTACACCAACAACTCCGCGAACCTGTACGGGGACATGTACGGGGAGATCT is a window encoding:
- a CDS encoding xanthine dehydrogenase family protein molybdopterin-binding subunit — its product is MEFKYIGKDILRPDATAKITGKAKFLADLKLPGMLHCAILRPTVAHAKIVSIDTSEAEQCPGVVKVVTAQGQNYRYGDNIRDFTPMAGDRVRHIGEAVAAVIADSAHHAREAVKKIKPVYEPLPVYVDARDALKPDAVLIHPDSGDFWHLPGLGPKAGTNIANYYKLVKGDVKQGFADAEVTVEGEFNYPFGSCSAIEPHGAIAWFHEDGLIEIWSSSICPFVIRDEVARVYNRPISEVRVHIPELGGCFGYKSDITVEQTIAFIASFVPGRPVKWVATRKEDLISTLMGHGIRTKMKLGAKKDGTLTAIQATLYHSTGAYADTGIHVCIGATHNCTGPYEFPNCFMESFLTYTNTPPIGAFRGYGHQEGQFGVERLMDMLARKLKMSPFALREKNYLGEGKTTSLGEKLWKTNGDVRACVEHVKKAVFEKPKPKEDEQFYYGRGFVAVMKSPKGAPFSSKGCYLKMNPDGSVCINMGGAEVGQGLRNVVRLVAAEALKIPPERIRVYTEIDTQFSPWEWQTIGSMFTTQGGRAVVRAAEKAIAVLKRTAGQVLKCDEDMLDYDGEFVFLKSDPGIRVEVPRLIHGYITGDGITIGEVVQTTADCRLPRYSGLDPETGQGSAGVEYTFGAQACDLRIEKATGKVLIDHFASSFDVGRVIQPKQIRGQIVGGVMIAIGSTLHEELKFDKDGKCLNPFFGRYRFPTIKDRPAKQTVVCVETPAVVGPFGARGIGEHPLVGVAPCILNAIQDAIGVEFTELPVTPDKVKKALEAKAAGGKA
- a CDS encoding fibronectin type III domain-containing protein: MNLVSRHVRVAGTMILLSLPWTFKVRGSTAPLAREDESVSGTVTDPVEQDFSERAPGSPREITETAPPRVPPESIHQAEAEYYRQFDARTEADWNDVQRTLSVEPAPARTPTARTGASQPGPYTLQKEVFGWFPYWEGSDYTNFTFSLLSTIAYFDYEVNAGTGYAVTMNSWSNTPLVYWAHSNSVDVVLCATLMSNHAAFFGSAAAQSNLINELVRVVQLRSADGVNIDFEAIASGYAEELTRFMSNLTVRMHNDVPGSQVSICLPAVDWSSNFDVAEYEGFLDKCIIMGYDYSWSTDTQAGPVAPLTGSAIFSSWCVQKSVSNYLNLGLSPGKLLLGCPYYGFDWPTVSYALHADTTGSGTSRSYPSAESYADMYGYNWDTNSLTPYVLYGTYRQLWYDDTNSLGLKYDFANFKDLAGIGIWSLGKDDGTSDLWDLLAVKFAGEADWQSQNPGTTASFYGVDALTGQWAAVGAGGAISTSADDGLNWTSRVSGTGSLLLNVVGGGGLWVAVGDTGTVVTSSGGSTWTTRSTPTNAMLRGVAYGNGAYVAAGAGGVILRSTDGSTWTTQASGTTNTIQGVNYVGSLFVATGENSVLLTSADGIAWTARTSNAGGWLLDAAYGNGAYVAVGIGSRVVTSPDGTTWTRQTNGLPSASANLYRVAFGSGQFVAVGQGGVIWGSTNGADWTAENSGTTNFLRGVAFSNGLFMASGYNGTILTKGAGAPSVEIETPGATVPNDTSSQTVTGAANAYVVGTMRWTNSLGGSGTFAAAAGWSFAASLSVGTNLLTVTGTNAAGASAGDTVTFIRAAAAGGGGSGSESTAAAQPGGALSDVIVYTSAGHGFAYSTTYGWITGRGLDNQVVEDIGNIDQLNYFADYCFKAGATVVPFRPLGNQTNEVVLDNTNSARVTFGGTWNDSTSTVYYGDAGATPYRYAYIHATATTAWAIYRPNLPASGFYPVYTWARSGSDRVKQLYRVYHSGGVTDVRVNHRRVGLGWVWLGTYYFDAGTNHSVNISNYAPDGYLSTDVVIADAIRFGNGMGDVDRGAGVSGLERELEASRYWVQRMVGQDMSSTLYDLAGYDDNSDNVGAPNRMAAEMNREADGGYFDRIYLGFHSNAGSGAGRGPMGLYDTRFSAPFSGMQQVYATKVAVELTNDLGYGQGGVWFPDLYTNNSANLYGDMYGEIFGAIVSNEMSSTIIEVAFHDNLYDTYLLRCPSARRVMAMASYQAIVKYLSASNPAIASVLLPDPPTHVSAANSGEGAVTLTWQAPVTNKAGGSAATGYIVYRSTNGFGFGNPVTVSGAATLSATLTNMTAGQLCYFQVCATNAGGESLASKTVGVRVSPAGYATHLVVNGFERNERRLTPTRYYAYNIGGDVARVIQRTINSQDYVIQHGSAIAAGGRYFDSCDNDAVAGGDIALSDYFAAYWILGRESTADETFSTAEQTLVTAFLNASNRLFVSGTELGWDLQQYGAASDKAFCSNYLKTAYVADDAGTNVAAARASGVFGGLANLVFDYTGTGPVYRASYPDTLAAAGSPASTAALVYGTSAGGASAAALSFSNQYRLVIMGFPFETILDASLRTNLMKRTLTFFGDAPADSPVLDITSGNATVAYATASATVSGTNNPAVVGELTWTNTLTGSTGAAAAAPSWSIAGISLAVGTNVITVRGTNLFGQAGSDSVSIVREPAAGGGSFVFEDDFEDGDLAGWTEGTPGHWTNTTSGAITGARSLKHNLSGVESTSYIYAQPVYSLSGTQTVWQFNLKNGNWDPSADNRFWVYLAANEADLGGATVDGYAVGINLTGSSDTVTLWRVANGAAASALVQASLDWNTYTTGGIRVSRSASGLWELLVDADGGFDNLVSAGTGTDTTYSDTTCFGLYFDFTSTRAGYLWMDDVRIWQTNSVGEDADGDGMADWWENLHFTNGVAALPGDDADGDGAPNYNEFIAFTVPTNRTSVFELTSPSNAAGGVFYFTWPSATDRVYTVRIATNLLNSFTDWSNNIAATPPANIFRDAVHTNEQRLFYNVNVDYPGAP